In Myxococcus stipitatus, the following are encoded in one genomic region:
- a CDS encoding tetratricopeptide repeat protein, whose translation MCLLLLPASALGAGPLERDHPLVQQGREAYLAGRYEDALKAFDEAKKERPHDPTVDFNRGDALAKLGRVKDAQDVFRGVTESNRPDLRQKAWYNLGNLAATTGDRVEALKSYRRALMLDPQDIQARHNYEVVLRNVPPPQNNTADGGSDGGGDSGTDGGRPDGGEDGGTKADGGTPVDGGSDGGPDGGVDGGADGGADGGGDGGADGGGDGGADGGDGGQDGPPQKGDGGSDGGADGGDEDGKGDPRDGGSDGGSESEGDADEPEADGGTSPSELDRQDAERLLDAMKQNEKNLQLWRFQQKKKQRKPNEKDW comes from the coding sequence ATGTGCCTGCTGCTGCTGCCCGCGTCGGCGCTGGGCGCGGGACCGTTGGAGCGCGACCATCCGCTGGTGCAGCAGGGCCGTGAGGCGTACCTCGCGGGCCGCTACGAGGACGCGCTGAAGGCCTTCGACGAGGCAAAGAAGGAACGGCCGCACGACCCCACGGTGGACTTCAACCGGGGCGACGCGCTGGCGAAGCTGGGCCGGGTGAAGGATGCACAGGACGTCTTCCGAGGCGTCACGGAGTCCAACCGCCCCGACCTGCGGCAGAAGGCCTGGTACAACCTGGGCAATCTGGCCGCGACGACGGGAGACCGGGTGGAGGCGCTCAAGTCCTACCGGCGCGCGCTGATGCTCGACCCTCAAGACATCCAGGCCCGTCACAACTACGAGGTGGTGCTGCGCAACGTGCCGCCGCCGCAGAACAACACGGCGGATGGTGGCTCGGATGGCGGTGGGGATTCCGGCACGGATGGTGGACGCCCGGACGGTGGTGAGGACGGCGGCACCAAGGCGGACGGTGGGACACCCGTGGATGGTGGCTCCGACGGAGGGCCGGACGGCGGCGTGGATGGAGGCGCCGACGGTGGCGCGGATGGCGGAGGAGATGGCGGCGCGGACGGGGGTGGAGATGGCGGCGCGGATGGCGGCGACGGTGGACAGGACGGCCCGCCTCAAAAGGGAGACGGGGGCAGTGATGGGGGCGCGGACGGAGGGGACGAGGATGGGAAGGGTGACCCTCGCGACGGCGGGAGTGATGGTGGCTCCGAGTCGGAAGGGGACGCGGACGAGCCTGAGGCGGATGGTGGAACGAGTCCGTCGGAGCTGGACCGGCAGGATGCGGAGCGTCTGCTGGACGCGATGAAGCAGAACGAGAAGAACCTCCAGTTGTGGCGGTTCCAGCAGAAGAAGAAGCAGAGGAAGCCCAATGAGAAGGACTGGTAG